In Marinibacterium anthonyi, the DNA window ACGGCTCGCAACGCGGCTGGGGCTCGGCCTTCCCAGGACGGCCCCTGCAGACCATCTTGCAGAGCCTCTGCGCTAACCCAATCGTGGTGATCGACGAGATCGAGAAGGCTGGATTGCCGACCTCGACCAAGGGGCAGGCCTACGGCTTGGCCGACGGGCTGTTGCCGCTGCTGGAACGCTCGTCTGCCGTGGCATGGAAGTGTCCCTATTACCAGGTGGGCTTCGACATGTCCTGGATCAGCTGGGTCCTGACGTCCAACAGCCTGAGCGGCCTGACGGCGCCGTTTCTGAGCCGTCTGGACGTCCTGCGCCTTGCCGGCCCCGGCAAGGGGGATCTCATCTCCTTCGCGGAGCGCGAGGGCGCACGACGGGGGCTGTCTGATGCTGCCCTGGGCGCCATCTGCGAGGTGATCGATCACGTTGCTGAGGCGCATGAGCCCAATCTGCGCCACGTGTCCAGGATGCTGTCGAGGGCGGAGGCCATGGCAAGCAGTCCGCTGTCGCATTGAGCGGTTGATGCGAGCGCGCGCCTTAGGTCGGCCAAGACCAAAGCAGCCGCTTGGGCTGATGGCCGCAGCTGGCGAGCTGTCAGCCCAAGCGGCATTCGTGCCAGGCACGACTTTTCGCCAGGCGCCCACATGAAGGGCGGACGGTCTTTCGCTGCGACACTGACCAACGACCGCTTCGCGGCTAGGAGCTGACCCGCAGCTTCCGGACAACAACCTTAGTGCAGACGACGTACCTTCGTTACGCTGGAGCGTCCGAGGTGCGCTCATCGGGATGTTCGCATTCACACACCGCGCCCGGGGACGTCACCCCGCGCTATCCTGCTGATGGTGAGGACACTGCACATTCTAAAAGGTGCGGATCACTCTCGTTCCCAAGGTGCATTCGACCTTGAAGTCGTGTCGTTCGGGCCGCTCTGTCATAAGCTCAAGAGAAAACGGCGAGCGTGCTACGGCGTAGCCGGCGGGGTCGAGCCAATCTATTCCACCGTTACCGATAATCGGGCGAACGTCATAGGTGGCGCGCCGACCGTTGACGCTTGTGAGTTCGGCAGCACTGCTGCTGACTGCTTCCACGATCGGACGATCGTCGGCGACTCGCGCACGTTGCCAGGCGAGAAAATGCTGCGGGTCAATCAAAGCCTCTGGAGCCAATGGAAAGTCGGACCCGGCGAGCCAGGCATCGAATTGGGGACGCAAGGCATCGGCTTCCTCTCGCGTCGCCGCCAGCCCTTGAGCAAGCGCGAAGGCGACGAAGGGGTCGAGCGTTCCCCATCGCAGAAGCTCTCGGAACCAAAAGCCGATCCACGGAAGGCCTGTTGTTTCGCGCCAAGTCTCGAGGGTCGGCGTTTCCAAGTCACCAGCGTTCTGTCCCCATAGCTGAGCCACCGCAGCGCCGACTGCTACTCCCAACCGGAATTCGAGATTTTCAGTGACGAAGCGCTGCCAGGCGCGAAGCCGCCCCGGTTCTGGCGAAATCGCGCCCGGTCGTAGCATCCACCAGCCCATCACCCCTTCCCAGTCTGCGAGCACGGCTTGATCACCGGCCGTATTCCGGACCTTGAACCCGATACCGGCTTCGTCGCGAAGTTGCATAGCCAAACGGCGGAATAGCTGGAAGCGGGTGTCCGCGTCGTCCGCGCCGTATTGAAACGCTCCCTGCAACTCGGCAATGATGGTGGGTGCGAGCAGCTCAAAGCGGCGCCCGACAAAAGGCGTGAAACCGAAGCGGTAAAGGCGGCTCCGTTGATCGGCATTCGGATAAAGGCGCTCGACGAAGGCGCGGCCCCGCTGGATGAAAAGTGCTTCAAGCGCCGCTTCTTCCGCGGCAGCGAAACGCGTGAAGGTTCGACGCCACAGGTCCCGCAGAAAAGCTTCGGCTCGCGGCCCATCGACTTGCCCTTCATCGAGAAGAGAGAGCTCTTCAGTTGCTGCAAGAACGAACCCGTCGAGTTCGTCGAGGCTATCAGCCAGCTGGTCTCGCGGGTCCCGCGAACCGGCAGCGAGATTGGCACCGACGTGTTCCGGCAGCGTTGCGTCGAGCCATGCGAGAATCGCGGGGGCGTCGACTAGCCCAAGCGTATCCCGGCAACGCGTGACAATGGAACGCAATAGCGTTGCAAGGGGGCTCTGAACTACCCCTTCGGCGGCTTCCTCCACCTGCAGACGGCGGAGGAGGTCTGAGAACAGTGCATCAGCGGCCCCAATCTGCCGGTTCTGCGTGTTCCGTCGGCCCTGCGCGGTCGTTGAGGGCATTACCGGCAGCGCGACGAAGGTCATGCCCTCAATCGCTTCTGCGGCGCCTGGGCGCCCTGCTCGCCCCGCCAGATTACGGAACTCCGCCGTGAGGACAGGTTCGACTTCGGGGGCGTCCGCGGCGGCATCGAATCCGCGCCGTACGAGGCTGGTCAGGAAAATGATATCGAATGGAAGATTGACACCCTCGGTGAGGGTCGCGGTGGCAATGGTAAGCGGGCAAATCCGCCGCTCGATCAGGTCGGTCATCAACCGGCGAAGCCGCTGCGGCATCTGTCCGTGGTTGGTCGCAATGCCGCGGTCGAGCAGGCGCAGTTCAAAAGACGCGGGCCCACAATAGTCAAGGCAGGCGGCACGAGATTCGTCGAACAGTGCGCGGTCGCCAATATCTGCGGGCGGCACGAAAGGCGGTACAGCATTCCAGCCGTCCAAGTCGAATGCTTCGGCGCATCGACGCATCAGACGCTCCGGGGATTGCATGACCGAGATGAGGATGCGGCGACCGCCCTGCAATAGATGAAGGGCGGTCCACAGCGTGTAGAGCTCGGTATAGTGCGGTAGGCTGTTGCGGATCGGCGCAGGCAGCAGCGGCAGGGGCGGGATGCGCAACGTCAGGTAGATCGGTGCATCGCGCTCGCGGACGTATAGCGTTTGGCCGTTGACGATTTCCAAGGTCGCCTTCGGCGGCGCCTGCGGATCGCAAAGCAGTGCCCCAATTACTTGGCGGCTGCTTCTGTAGCCGAGACCGATTGGCTGGGCATTGGCGTTGTTCTCGATCCACTGAGCGACCGGAAAGGCCGCGCCGCCGGCCACTGCGGTGAGTGCGATTCGCGCCATTTCCGGTTTCAGCACGAGCAGCCGCGACACCATCGCTTCGAGACGCATTGCTCGGCTTGCGTGCTCAGCAAGCTCTCGCTGGGCGCGCTCTTCGCCGACGCTCACGACCTGATGCGCTTCATCGATGACGAGCAGGCGCAGGCGCCTAATAAGCAAATGGCCGACGTAGCGCATCAGCGCCTCCGCCTTCTCGACCGTGGCGACAAGGACCACCGGTCGATCCGCGGTCAGCCAATAGTCGGTGATGCCCCAATCGGCACCGCCATACAGCCCTGTGACTATCACATCGGCCCCTAGCTCGGCGGTAAGCTTGCGCTCCACCTCGCCCGCGAGCGCACGAGATGGAACCAAATACAGTGCCAGAGACGCTTCGCCGGCTGCCGGAGTTAGCAGCAGCTCTTTCACCAGCGCGAGGTTGGCCACCAGGGTCTTCCCCGATCCCGTAGGCGTACACAGCGCGAAGCTATCACTTTCGATCAGACGTTCGAGGCCGTGAATCTGTGAGGGCCACAGGACGCCGCGGCCGCAAGCGAACTGCTCCCGGGCGAAGTGCCACATGCGTGGCCGTCCCTCTGGCGAGTGGTCTGCGAGGCGCGCCACGCGGTCGTGGATGCTGTTTGCGGCGAAACCACGAGCAGTTGCCTCGATGAGGGTAAAGAATAGCCAGAGCTCGTCGCTGGTCAGCCGAGCGGCAAGCGTCGCGAGGCTGTGTAACTTTGCCAGAGACTGCTCGACACGGACTCGGTTTCCCTTTCGCACCGCGTCAGCGAACAGACCGATCGCACGAACGCTTTCCGCCACCAGGTAACGGCCGATTTTGTTCGCTTGTGGGTCATCTGCTTCCAAATGCTCGACTGGTTCGGCGTGGGCGTCGGGAGCCACCTCCGGTTCACCGCCGGCCTCGATCTCATCTAAGAGGGGCGCCGACCCCTCCCGGCCGGTGAGTTCCGGGTGCGCGGCCCAGAATCCGTTAATCTCTTTCAGCACGACCTCGAAGTCGGCGCGAAGGAAGGCCGCGAATATTCGTCCGCTCGCGCCAGCAGGCTGCGGACCACGCAAGAGGCTTGCAGCCATCGCGGGCAGACCCGCCAACTGGTAGGCTCCGGCAGCCAAAAGGGCCACTGGCACCTCAAGCGTGACCGGATCACCCGATCGAGCCAGCCATTCAAGGAGCTCGGCTGCTCTGCGATAGCAGCTTACGGCGTCCGCCAAACCCGGACCGTCAACTCTCTGAAATATGGTGGCGGCATGAAGAAGTCGCCGGGCATCGCTAAGCTGCTCGCGCGACTCAGCGTCACCCCACCGGATGGGCGGGACATGCCAAGACGTTTGAAGGCCTCGGACGAAGAGTCGCGCCTGGTCCGCGGTGAGCTCGTTATCGGATGCGCGATTGACGCGAACTCGCATCGCCAGAGCACGCCGCTGTTCATCTAGACGTGCCATCTACGGTTCCCCCCACAGGCTGGCATAGAGCCGTTCTATGAACTGGCTCCCGTCTTCAACAACCAGTTCCACCACCTGAAGCGCACGCCCGGCCGTATATTCAACCGGCGCGGCTGCGACTGGCAGATAGGCCTGGCCGGCCGCCCGGCCGGCCGCCTTGTTGCCTGCCACGAATATATAATCCGTCCGCGGCAATGGTTCAGCGCCGATCAACAGTGCCTCGTCGAGGGAGACGATTGCCTCCGCGAAATCATCGGGTGCCTTCTCCAGCAACAGCCTGCTGAGCTGCTCTAGGCCCTCGGGAACGGGCACGTCGGTATTGATTTCCGTCCAAACGCCCTTGCCGGATCGCACCCGCGCGCCGGGGGGACCGGTCCAGCCACCCAGCATCATTTCATCCATGACAGCCGGAGTTAGCGTGGCGCGCCACTTAGCCTCCCCAGCAATGAAGCGCACCACAGCACTGGTTGCGGGATCAATACCGAGCGCAATAAAATCGTTGCCGTGCCTTCCTGATATCTGGCGCACCCGTGCCGGATCGCGCGCTAGGTTGAAGATGTAGGTGCCAACCTGTGTATGGTACCGGAACAGAAAGATTGGGATCGTCCAGCGGTGAGCACCCACGAATTGGAATGCCTCCATAATGAGGCCCGCCATCACCTCACCGAACAATCCTTTCTGCGCTGTCGGCGGCAAGCATCTCGGGTATTGAGCGTGCGCGCCGGGCGCGTCCGCGTCGGGATGTAGATCAATTCGCGCTGTGGCGTGGAAGACTTCACGCGCATCAGCGTGCGCGGATTCGAAATAGGCTCGCAAAGCATTGCTGAGTTGAGCATCCGGCGCGAGTGCCTGCTCAAAAAGAATGTGCCCATAAGATCCGTTCACATGCGCCGCGCTGCGCAGCCAACGCTGAAGTTCTGCGATGGGTGGCGGACAATTGTGTAGCATGGACGGCAAAACTCATCTTTTTGAGGACTTAATCCGCACGGTACAAGTTGAACTGGGGGATCGTATAGGATTTAAAAATGTTTATGGAACACCCGTGTCGCCGCGCCCTCATGCGGGCGGGGCTATTCAATGCACAGGTTGCGCTCTCTGGAAAACGGCGAAGAAAATCAGGCCACACCCCGCAATTGCATTGACCTTTTCGGGAGCTCGTTTCGACCCACAACAGAATAAGCGCTGGCACCGCATTTCCGCTTTTTGCGTTAAGGGCAGAAATCCCCACTCAAATTCAATGCTTGACATAATTCATTCGTCTGCCAATCTTCTCAGGGTTGAACGGCGAATTTTGACGCGCACTGACGGGCATAGCGGCGGTCTGATTTTGTTCCACCCGCTCCGGTGAATCTTCTGACGTTCCGCCCTGATTTCTTGGCGTGGGCCCGCAAACCCGGAGAAAATCATTGAAAAAAAAGACTTCCTGCACAGGCGGCTTTCTTCCGATTACCCGGCGCAGTTTCCTCGCGGGCGCAGGAACGGCTGCGGCTCTTCCGGCCAAGCCGGCCTTTGCCGCCAGCTATCCCGATCTCAGCGTGAAACCTATCTACGGCCCCCTTCGCCGCGACGCCTTCGGCACCGCCCTCCCGCCAAAGCTGCTCGCCGTCCGCCTCCGCCTCAGCCAGAGACAGAACAACGCCGAAAGTGCCAACGCCGAGCCGCTCGAACTGACGATCCATCTCGCGGCGTTTGCGCCCGAAAACTTCGACGATCCGGCCGTGAAAATGACTTTGACAGGGTTGACCGGCCTCCGGCCGGACACCGACTCGGCGGTCAGTCTCGATACCACGCTGGAGATACGGATTGAGGGGGTCGACCTCTTCAAGTTCCGGCTCGGGAGCGATGCGCCAACACCCATCTACTATTCCTTCTGCGTATTCAGCCAAACTCAGTCCGGCAATGTAGAGCGGGTCTGGAAGATCCAGCTCCAGAGCAACGCGTGGGGTTTCGTCAAAAGCTCTGATGAGGCCGGGAAATTGCGCCTCACCTATACATATTACCACAAGTTTCCCAACAGTCTGGCGCCCGCAGTGCTGCCCGATCTTGCCGATGTCATGCGCGGCGAAGCCGGGTTTTCTCGGGACATGCCTGGGGAGGCGGTCGCACGGATGCTCGACCCGCTTCTCGGCGCCTCGGTGAACGTCAAGGGCAATTTCGTCGCCACGCTCTTTGCCGACACGCCAAGCGGCGCGGACGAGAGCGCTGGGTACCGCGCGTGGACGTGGCAGGCCCAGCCCATGCGCTATAAGACGAACAGGTGGAGCATCGCGAAAGAATCGCTGGTCTGCAACGAGATCTCGTTCGGGTGGCGGCCGGCGCGCCAACCGCTGCCGGGTGAAGCACCGCGCGGCCCCGTCTTCGAAATTGAGCTCGGTCACAATACGGCGACTCCGGAAAAGATCGTCTCGAAATTCACGGCAGACCGTGTAAAGCCTTCGGGGCAAGTCAGCTTCGAAACGATCGACTACAGCGGGAACGAGGCGACTCGGCTGCGCTTCGGTCTCAATTCCGGGACCTCCCGCAACCTGTCTGCCCACGTCGTCACCGAAACCGTTGATCCGACCGAAGGCGAAAGCGACCCACACCGCATTGTCAGGCTCGATCTCACGGGTGAGGTTGCCCTGACAATTTTCGATGGCGCCTTGCCCGTCGGTACATGGGCCGTTTCCCTCCCACCGCACGAAGGCACGCTTGACGCACCCGAGGACGACGCACAGCCCGCGTTCAAGATGCAGGCCGACGCGAGGGCGGAGCATTGGCAGATCGACCTCTTCAGCGGGCCGAAGACGGCCGTCCTGCAAGCCAACAAAAGCTGGGAGATCACGACCAAATGCGTCGCCACCGTCGACTCTCTCGTTCCTGGTGCGGCCGTAGTGCCGCAGGGCATCTGGAGCATCCGGACGCGTACGCTCGGGACGATATTCCTCCCCACCGTAGCCACGAAGGCCAGTTTCCGCTTTCGGCTCAGCAATCGGGTGATCCGCCGGTTCGCCGGGCGCATTCCCCTGCTGTCGGTTCCCGCGCTCCCGAGTAGATCAGATGCAGACCCGATCTTTGCGCGGTCCGAAGCGGTCGGAGATGGCGTCTCCCCCGTCATCGCGCTCACCGGTATCGAGGAGCCGAAGGATTTCGCCGAGCTGGCCCCCGCAGCGGGACGCATCCTGCTCGATGCGGCGCCGTCCGACCCAACCGCTCTCGACCTGCCGGCCGGCAACGTACGGCTCAAGCTGCGCCGGGCTAGCGACATGCTCGCGCTCGATTTCCGTTTTGCCGGGCTGCGCCTGCAGTACACCGGCAGGCCGGGGGTCTTCGACCTGGCGACGGACGCCGCGTTTGCCGATCCGGATGCCCGTCCCCACGGCGACGCGCGCGCACCGGCCGTGGCGATCGAATTCCCCAGCCAACACGTCGCGGAACAGGCATATTTCCGGCAACGCTCCTTTGCGAAAACGGTGCCGTCGGTGGATTTCATCGACCTCTTCAGCCGCTACGCATCGCTGATGGTCAAGGTGAAGAAGCCCGACAATGATACGGCCGATCCGGCGGCCCCAGACAGTCAAGCGGATGAGAATGACGAAGTGGCGGTCACGCCGGACATGGTCCGCGCCACGCTTCAGGCCTTGCGCAAAAGCGACCGATTTACGCGCACGCAGCGCCGCAAGACGCTCAGGGAAGCGCTGGGGGCGCTCCTCGCCGCGTTGCGGGCCAGGAACGACGCCGGTGAGACCAGTGCCGAACTTCTGGGCGACATCGACGCGATCGAGGCGGTGATCGACTTCGAAACCACGCTGAACAAGGCAGCCAAGGGATTATGGCCCAGGCTGCCGTCCGATCAGATGATCTTCATCGGACGCGACTACCTCGACCCGGACGGCGCCCATGTCGGCTGGGCCGAGGTGCTTAAGACCATACATGTCGAGTTGTTGCAGCGGCTGATCGGGCGTCTGCTAAGCGTCGAGGCTGACCTCAAAGAGCCCGCAAACGGATCCGAAGGCGGGCCGTTCGCGGTGCCCGATGATCTGCAAAAGCCCTTGCTGGACCTCGCGAATTTGGCCACGCCTGACACGACAGACATCCCGCGCAAATTCATCACTGATCTCGTGCTCGAACCGGAACGCACCGTGCGCCGGGTGCTGAAAGCGGGCAATCAGCCCCCCAGCTCCCTAGTGCGCCAGGGCGAACTGATGTCGGTCAAGCGCTCGGTGGCCGCCGATTACGCCGCCTTCGCCGATTTCTGGGACAACCGGCTTGCCGCCGCCACTCCACCGCCCTCCGATGCCAGCCTCGACCGCTACGGGGACTATGTCGCTTTGCGCCAGATGGCACAGGCCTCGGACCCGACGGTCAAGGCCGCGTTTGCACAGGCGCTCTGGGCCTATTCCGACCCGACCGGCGCGACGGCGGAGCCTTTTGACGAACGCGTACGCGCCCGCTTTGCCCGCCCCTCGCGCACCGTGTTCCGGTGGGACCCCGCGCTGCTTGCGGCCGCTGATGGCATGGAGGAAACCGGGAAAAGCGCGGGCAAGCCGGGACAGACCGCCGATGCTGGTCTGGCAGCGCAAGATCTGCGCGCCCCCTTCAGCGTCAAGACCCTGCTCGGCATGACGCAAGGCACCGGCCTCGTGACGCGCCGCGCCGAAGTCAAACGCAAGCTTCGCGAAGACGGCGCCCTCGTGCGCGAGACAGACCCTGCGGAGATCCTCAAACACCAGGGAATCCTGCCCGATCCGCGCAATGAAGGCACTTGGGCCAAGCGGGCCGCGGCGATCTACGAAAGCGCCCGCCGTGCGCCCACGGCCTTCGAAACCTCAATCGAACTGCCGTTCCGGCTGGATCTTTCCCCGGCCCAGGATGCGGTCTGGGTTCAGCCGCGCATCGTCCCCGAAGAGCTGTTTTCGCCGCCTATCGACGCCCCGGAAAATCCATCCTCCCGCCCGGGCAAGGAGGCCCCAGCGACCACGGTTGCAACGCCGATCCTTGTTCAAGACACTCCGACGGCGTCGGAGCCGCCCGAGGGCCGCCCGATTTGGAGCCTGTCGCTCGCGCCCCGCTTTCCTGATCCGCTGCTGCGCGCAGTCTGGTCCGAGGATTTCCGTCCTGCAACGTTCCTGTCGCTCACTGCGGCGGAAACCAGCGGCGAGCTCGGACGGCTCTACGCGTCGCCACCGAAAGGCAATCTCACGCCGTGGCTCCTGCCCCGCGTCGCGCTGGACAATGACGGCGAACCGCAGATCGAGGAGGTGAGCGAAAAGTGGAACGTCGTCTGCGCTGGCGGCAAGCCCCAATGGCCCCATTTCCGCGCCAGCCTCGACGCCTATGACCGCGACCAGCTCGTGAAGCTGACTTCCGTGCCCGGCATCCCGGTAGCCGGCGCGGTCGATCCCGAAACGCAGCTCATCCGCGCCGATGCCAGTGCCGTGCTCGCGCCCGACGGCTACGCGCTGCTCGATCTCCAGACCGTCGCCGCGCGTGACGGCGAGGACGAACCGGTCCGGCGTCGGGACATCAGTGCAATCTACCAGCCCAAGACATTGGAATTCAAGGAACTCCGCCTCTCGGCTATGGGCGGAACGATCAATCTCGACACGCCGTTCGAACCGCCCGCCGCGCCCCTGTCCAAGTCAAAGCGCGCGCTCTATCCTTCGATGACGGTGGAACGCTGGCGCCACCGCGCCGTCGCCGGTCGCGATATCCAGACCGAGGTCGTCTACAAGGGGTATCTCTT includes these proteins:
- a CDS encoding ski2-like helicase, which encodes MALLAAGAYQLAGLPAMAASLLRGPQPAGASGRIFAAFLRADFEVVLKEINGFWAAHPELTGREGSAPLLDEIEAGGEPEVAPDAHAEPVEHLEADDPQANKIGRYLVAESVRAIGLFADAVRKGNRVRVEQSLAKLHSLATLAARLTSDELWLFFTLIEATARGFAANSIHDRVARLADHSPEGRPRMWHFAREQFACGRGVLWPSQIHGLERLIESDSFALCTPTGSGKTLVANLALVKELLLTPAAGEASLALYLVPSRALAGEVERKLTAELGADVIVTGLYGGADWGITDYWLTADRPVVLVATVEKAEALMRYVGHLLIRRLRLLVIDEAHQVVSVGEERAQRELAEHASRAMRLEAMVSRLLVLKPEMARIALTAVAGGAAFPVAQWIENNANAQPIGLGYRSSRQVIGALLCDPQAPPKATLEIVNGQTLYVRERDAPIYLTLRIPPLPLLPAPIRNSLPHYTELYTLWTALHLLQGGRRILISVMQSPERLMRRCAEAFDLDGWNAVPPFVPPADIGDRALFDESRAACLDYCGPASFELRLLDRGIATNHGQMPQRLRRLMTDLIERRICPLTIATATLTEGVNLPFDIIFLTSLVRRGFDAAADAPEVEPVLTAEFRNLAGRAGRPGAAEAIEGMTFVALPVMPSTTAQGRRNTQNRQIGAADALFSDLLRRLQVEEAAEGVVQSPLATLLRSIVTRCRDTLGLVDAPAILAWLDATLPEHVGANLAAGSRDPRDQLADSLDELDGFVLAATEELSLLDEGQVDGPRAEAFLRDLWRRTFTRFAAAEEAALEALFIQRGRAFVERLYPNADQRSRLYRFGFTPFVGRRFELLAPTIIAELQGAFQYGADDADTRFQLFRRLAMQLRDEAGIGFKVRNTAGDQAVLADWEGVMGWWMLRPGAISPEPGRLRAWQRFVTENLEFRLGVAVGAAVAQLWGQNAGDLETPTLETWRETTGLPWIGFWFRELLRWGTLDPFVAFALAQGLAATREEADALRPQFDAWLAGSDFPLAPEALIDPQHFLAWQRARVADDRPIVEAVSSSAAELTSVNGRRATYDVRPIIGNGGIDWLDPAGYAVARSPFSLELMTERPERHDFKVECTLGTRVIRTF